The genomic segment CCGATTTTGACTTCTGTATAAGCAAAAGTGCTATCCGGCTCAGCAAAACAAAAATCACAGACTGTAGCCAATCCGCAGCCCCCTGCAATGGCAGCACCGGATACTTTTGCGATCACCACTTTCGGAAATGATAGAATGGTTTTGAATAATTCCATCAGTTTTGTGGAATCAACGTGGTTTTCTTCAAAAGAATTTTTCTGCAATTTTTGCAAGTATGCGAGGTCTGCACCGGCACAAAAAGCAGTGCCCGAGCCTTCTAATATTACGACTTTAACTTGTTTGTTGTTTATTACAGATGTAAAAGCATTGCTCAGTTCAGCAACCATTTCATCATTGAGTGCGTTGCGCTTTTCAGGTCTGTTCATAATCACACGGGCAATGCGATTGTCAATTTCTAATTGTATCAATCCTGACATAATGCGCGAAAATAAGTCATATTTGAGCTATTGAAGCAAATAATTTGTTACATTCAAGAGGTGTTTCTTGTACCAAAGTTAATGATTAATTAGGGTGTACACTAACAAACCTTTCAATATTCCGCGACATTTCAATTCTTGTAATAAAAGATTTTACAATCCTCTCGTATAATGCATCACCTAGAATTTTGTCTTCTACTCCTCCGTCTATATTGGGGTTGTCATTGACCTCAATTACATATACCTGATTGTTTACCACTTTCAAATCAACACCATATAAACCGTCTCCCATTAAGGCAGATGCTTTGAGGGCTGCATTCAGAACGTTTGAAGGGACTTGTTCAATTGGATAGCATTGAAACGCGCCCTCATGGTCTTTCTGTTTGGAGTTCCAATTTATAATTTGCCAATGATTTTTTGCCATAAAATACTTACAAGCATAGAGTGGTTGGTTGTCAAGTACGCCTATCCGCCAGTCAAAGTCGGTTGGCAAATATTCTTGAACTAATATTAAGTCTGATTTTTTGAAAAGGTTTTCAAGACTGCTTTCCAATTCATGTAAACTGTTGACTTTGGACACACCGATTGAAAACGAGCCATCAGGACTTTTGAGTATCATTGGAAAGTCAAATTCTATCAACTCTTTTTTTATTTTGCTGTATTTGTTGAGTATAGCGGTTTTGGGTGTACCCAGATTGTTATGTGAGAGTCTTTCAAATAAAAAAATCTTGTTGGAGCAACGAAGAATAGACCATGGGTCATCGATCACCACCAAGCCTTCAGCGTATGCTTTTCTGGCAAAATGATAGGTGTAGTTGTTTACATCGGTGGTCTCGCGAATAAAGAGTGCGTCAAATTCACTCAGTCTGTTGTTGTCCTCGTATGTAATAAATTCACAATATACATTACATTCT from the Bacteroidia bacterium genome contains:
- a CDS encoding enoyl-CoA hydratase/isomerase family protein yields the protein MSGLIQLEIDNRIARVIMNRPEKRNALNDEMVAELSNAFTSVINNKQVKVVILEGSGTAFCAGADLAYLQKLQKNSFEENHVDSTKLMELFKTILSFPKVVIAKVSGAAIAGGCGLATVCDFCFAEPDSTFAYTEVKIGFVPAIVMVFLSKKIGEGKARDLLLSGRLIHAAEAHEMGLISKVIEKNNLDTYVSDFATKLITKNSADSMRLIKEMMFNMPSNYTEALEYAALTNAKARATDDCKRGIASFLNKENIEW